A single genomic interval of Bradyrhizobium sp. sBnM-33 harbors:
- a CDS encoding FAD-dependent oxidoreductase, translating into MQKFSQKFKTGVSVAALVVMLLGVYSYRKLQALAADPTGEKDCGPAVGGGEQAKIDLERIKAIAPLKDVKWSQLGGSINDASCLNKTEIYGVVAVRSVEDVARTLAFARDNKLSITTAGVRHSMGGHAFRKGGIVLDMRGFNKIVLNESTRSVTVQPGATWHDIQNVLHPRFAVRAMQSTDIFTVGGSISVNAHGMDHQAGALAKSIKSMKVMLADGSLRTVSSTENADLFNLVVGGYGLFGVIVEAELDIADNLVYQTGRRVMDYKEFPALFAGEIEKDTNIGLMYGHLSTAPSTFLKELLLYTYTKVDGTDFKRQPLGEVSGTKLRRLTINLSKQGPLFQEMKWLSEKHIEHRMENCTVTRAQAIGSAEACLVNRNDPMHDSVPYLRNSLPDDTDILHEYFIPRSQFVSFVDGMRKVLTDNKTNLLNASVRVVHQEKNFLTYSPEPAFSLVLYINQTTDEEGNRRMKKATEELIDLTIAHKGRFFLPYQLYYSKDQLQRSYPEINDFFAAKRKYDPGELFTNTFYQKYAS; encoded by the coding sequence ATGCAGAAATTTTCGCAAAAATTCAAAACCGGCGTCTCCGTGGCCGCCTTGGTCGTGATGCTGCTCGGCGTTTACAGCTATCGCAAGCTTCAGGCGCTCGCCGCCGACCCTACCGGCGAAAAGGATTGCGGCCCGGCGGTCGGCGGCGGCGAGCAGGCGAAAATCGATCTGGAGCGGATCAAGGCGATAGCGCCGCTCAAGGACGTGAAATGGTCGCAGCTTGGCGGCAGCATCAATGATGCGAGCTGTCTCAACAAGACCGAAATCTATGGCGTGGTCGCGGTGCGCAGCGTCGAGGACGTCGCCAGGACGCTGGCCTTTGCGCGCGACAACAAGCTCTCCATCACCACCGCCGGCGTCCGCCACAGCATGGGCGGGCATGCCTTCCGCAAGGGCGGCATTGTGCTTGATATGCGCGGCTTCAACAAGATCGTGCTGAATGAGAGCACGCGATCGGTCACGGTGCAGCCGGGCGCGACCTGGCACGACATCCAGAACGTGCTGCATCCGCGCTTTGCAGTGCGCGCCATGCAATCGACCGATATCTTCACCGTCGGCGGCTCGATCTCAGTCAATGCCCATGGCATGGACCATCAGGCCGGCGCGCTCGCGAAATCGATCAAGTCGATGAAGGTGATGCTGGCGGACGGTTCGCTGCGCACGGTATCGTCGACCGAGAATGCGGATCTGTTCAATCTCGTTGTCGGCGGCTACGGCCTGTTCGGCGTGATCGTCGAGGCCGAGCTCGATATTGCCGACAACCTCGTCTACCAGACCGGCCGTCGCGTCATGGACTACAAGGAATTTCCGGCGTTGTTCGCCGGCGAGATCGAGAAGGACACCAATATCGGCCTGATGTACGGCCATCTCTCGACTGCGCCGAGCACGTTCCTGAAGGAGCTGCTGCTCTATACCTACACCAAGGTCGACGGTACCGATTTCAAGCGCCAGCCGCTCGGCGAAGTCAGCGGCACCAAACTGCGGCGGCTGACCATCAACCTATCAAAGCAAGGTCCGCTGTTTCAGGAGATGAAGTGGCTTTCCGAGAAGCACATCGAGCATCGGATGGAAAACTGCACGGTGACGCGCGCGCAGGCGATCGGATCGGCGGAAGCCTGTCTCGTCAACCGCAATGACCCGATGCACGATTCGGTGCCTTATCTGCGCAACTCGCTGCCTGACGATACCGACATCCTGCACGAATATTTCATCCCGCGCAGCCAGTTCGTCTCGTTTGTCGATGGCATGCGCAAGGTGCTGACCGACAACAAGACCAATCTGTTGAACGCATCGGTGCGCGTCGTGCATCAGGAAAAAAATTTCCTGACTTATTCGCCGGAGCCGGCGTTCTCGCTGGTGCTCTACATCAACCAGACCACGGACGAAGAGGGCAACCGGCGGATGAAGAAGGCGACGGAAGAGCTGATCGACCTCACCATCGCGCACAAGGGCCGGTTCTTCCTGCCTTACCAGCTCTACTATTCGAAAGACCAGTTGCAGCGCTCATACCCAGAGATCAACGACTTCTTCGCGGCGAAGCGGAAGTATGATCCCGGCGAATTGTTCACCAATACGTTCTACCAGAAGTACGCGTCGTGA
- a CDS encoding SDR family NAD(P)-dependent oxidoreductase: MDLGLKGRNAVVLGGTRGIGRAIAETLAGEGSGVAVCARNADQVAATVAELKGLGVRATGAPLDVTDAAALKSWVSDAAGELGSIDMLFSNAGAMAQGGDPASWEQNFRLDVLGAVNAFEAARPLLEASAQKTGDAAFIIISSISAAQADGASSYGPIKAALIHMAKGLARQYADKKIRVNVVSPGTVYFKGGIWNMVEQNMPKRYQDALARNPTGRMATPQEIANAAVFLASPASSFTTGSNLVVDGAISNRVNF; encoded by the coding sequence ATGGACTTGGGCTTGAAGGGAAGAAACGCCGTCGTGCTCGGCGGCACGCGCGGCATCGGACGGGCGATTGCGGAAACGCTGGCGGGCGAAGGCTCGGGCGTCGCCGTTTGCGCCCGCAATGCGGATCAGGTCGCGGCCACCGTTGCCGAGTTGAAAGGCCTTGGCGTGCGCGCGACCGGCGCACCCCTTGATGTCACCGACGCGGCCGCGCTGAAATCATGGGTATCGGACGCGGCCGGGGAGCTGGGCAGCATCGACATGCTGTTTTCCAATGCCGGCGCGATGGCGCAAGGTGGCGATCCCGCCTCATGGGAGCAGAATTTCCGGCTCGACGTGCTCGGCGCCGTCAACGCGTTCGAGGCCGCGCGTCCCTTGCTCGAAGCGAGCGCGCAGAAAACCGGCGACGCCGCCTTCATCATCATATCATCGATCTCGGCGGCGCAGGCGGATGGCGCCAGCTCCTACGGCCCGATCAAGGCGGCGCTGATCCACATGGCCAAGGGACTGGCGCGGCAATACGCTGACAAGAAAATCCGCGTTAACGTGGTGTCGCCCGGCACGGTCTATTTCAAGGGCGGCATCTGGAACATGGTCGAGCAGAATATGCCGAAGCGCTACCAGGATGCGCTGGCGCGCAACCCGACCGGCCGCATGGCGACGCCGCAGGAAATCGCCAATGCGGCCGTGTTCCTGGCGAGCCCGGCCTCTTCGTTCACGACCGGCTCGAACCTCGTCGTCGACGGCGCGATTTCGAACCGCGTGAATTTTTGA
- a CDS encoding CoA transferase, with protein sequence MQSPREILSAIWTSIGGDPSALGALTLTGDEPQLPSSFRVAAAAQVSVAATGLAAAEIWKMRSGEAQDVALDMRHAMVECRSERYLRVDGKPPPPAWDAIAGIYKTRDGFVRLHTNFPHHRDAVCSVLNCKPERDAVQAALMQWDGEAFETAAYTSGGVVAFMRSHDEWSATPHAKALAGLPLISITKIGEAPPRPWPKGERPLAGIRVLDLSRVIAGPVAGRTLAAHGADVLLISGPELPAIPWLTIDTGRGKLTSFVELKSEQGRGVLRDLLAQADIFSQGYRPRALAALGFSPEDAARINPGIVYVTLSAYGHAGPWAERRGFDSLVQTATGFNHAEGQAAGVDGPKELPAQMLDHATGYFMAFGAMMAKARQARDGGSWHVQVSLAQTGRWLWNLGHVSDGFAIEELKAEAVMPFIEEMDSGFGTLRSVRHSALLSKTPAFWARPAMPLGSHPPQWPARE encoded by the coding sequence ATGCAAAGCCCCAGGGAAATCCTCTCCGCTATCTGGACATCGATCGGCGGCGATCCGTCCGCGCTCGGCGCGCTCACGCTGACCGGCGACGAACCGCAATTGCCGTCATCGTTTCGCGTCGCCGCCGCGGCGCAGGTCAGCGTCGCCGCAACCGGGCTTGCAGCCGCCGAGATCTGGAAAATGCGCAGCGGCGAGGCGCAGGACGTCGCGCTGGATATGCGCCATGCCATGGTCGAATGTCGGAGCGAACGTTATCTGCGCGTCGACGGCAAGCCGCCGCCGCCGGCCTGGGACGCCATCGCCGGTATCTACAAGACCCGCGATGGCTTCGTGCGCCTGCACACCAATTTTCCCCATCACCGCGACGCCGTCTGCAGCGTGCTGAACTGCAAGCCGGAGCGTGACGCGGTTCAGGCCGCGCTGATGCAATGGGACGGCGAGGCGTTCGAGACCGCGGCCTATACGAGCGGTGGTGTCGTTGCCTTCATGCGCTCGCATGACGAATGGTCGGCGACGCCGCATGCCAAGGCGCTCGCCGGATTGCCGCTGATCTCAATCACGAAGATTGGCGAGGCTCCGCCAAGGCCGTGGCCCAAGGGCGAGCGGCCGCTCGCAGGTATCCGTGTGCTTGATCTGTCGCGCGTCATCGCAGGTCCCGTTGCGGGGCGAACGCTCGCCGCGCATGGCGCCGACGTGCTGCTGATCTCTGGCCCAGAACTGCCGGCGATTCCGTGGCTCACCATCGATACCGGGCGCGGCAAGCTGACGAGTTTTGTCGAACTCAAGAGCGAGCAGGGGCGTGGCGTGCTGCGCGATCTGCTGGCGCAGGCGGATATCTTTTCGCAAGGCTATCGGCCGCGCGCACTCGCCGCCCTCGGCTTCTCGCCGGAGGATGCCGCACGCATCAATCCCGGTATCGTTTACGTCACGCTGTCGGCCTATGGTCACGCCGGACCCTGGGCGGAGCGGCGCGGCTTCGACTCGCTGGTGCAGACGGCGACCGGATTCAACCATGCCGAAGGGCAGGCCGCCGGTGTCGACGGGCCGAAGGAATTGCCGGCGCAGATGCTCGACCACGCCACCGGATACTTCATGGCGTTCGGTGCCATGATGGCCAAGGCGCGCCAGGCGCGCGACGGCGGCAGTTGGCATGTCCAGGTGTCGCTGGCGCAGACCGGACGCTGGCTGTGGAATCTCGGGCACGTCAGCGACGGTTTTGCGATCGAGGAACTCAAGGCGGAGGCGGTGATGCCTTTCATCGAAGAGATGGACTCGGGCTTCGGGACGCTGCGGTCGGTGAGGCACTCGGCGCTTCTGTCGAAGACCCCGGCATTCTGGGCCCGCCCGGCAATGCCGCTCGGCAGCCATCCGCCGCAATGGCCGGCGCGCGAGTAG
- a CDS encoding PilZ domain-containing protein yields the protein MIVDEQRTKVQREPRRQLRKRPTWMTIDNGMTKIECFVLDVSPGGAKIATDAPFDVRDSFELALVPEHTTRQSCEVVWRRGKTYGVKFLS from the coding sequence ATGATTGTCGACGAGCAAAGGACAAAGGTACAGCGCGAACCGCGACGCCAGCTGCGCAAACGGCCGACATGGATGACGATCGACAATGGAATGACGAAGATTGAATGCTTTGTCCTGGACGTCTCACCGGGCGGCGCCAAGATCGCGACCGACGCCCCGTTCGACGTCAGGGACAGCTTTGAACTGGCGCTGGTGCCCGAACATACGACGCGCCAGTCATGCGAAGTGGTCTGGCGCCGGGGCAAGACCTACGGCGTGAAATTCCTGTCTTGA
- a CDS encoding methylenetetrahydrofolate reductase, producing the protein MTVSDQSPRLAALLSKASVEISSRGHQVVQLSDHFAAGTDVTITFLPGDNYRHNIETAAALRRAGYNPVPHLAAREMPSREAFNDCLARARGEADVSRILLIAGDVAAARGPFKSTRDVVASGLLEAHAIASVSVAGHPEGHPYLELPEALNGLKAWRDWGQRTGTRVDVVTQFCFESTPILQWIGALNRAGIDLPVIIGLAGPATPATLTKFALRCGIGNSMRALRAQIGRFGRLLTDTGPDEVVRGLRSAPAAATAPITGFHLFPFGGLRKAGDWLRDFDCDPRVQQRAAMSGAGLQNP; encoded by the coding sequence GTGACCGTCTCCGATCAATCCCCCAGATTAGCCGCGCTGCTGTCGAAGGCCTCCGTCGAAATCTCCTCGCGCGGGCATCAGGTCGTGCAACTGAGCGATCATTTCGCTGCCGGCACCGACGTTACGATCACGTTCCTGCCCGGCGACAACTATCGCCACAACATTGAGACGGCTGCCGCGCTGCGTCGCGCCGGATACAATCCGGTGCCCCATCTCGCGGCGCGCGAAATGCCCTCGCGGGAAGCATTTAACGATTGCCTGGCGCGAGCCCGCGGCGAAGCTGACGTGTCGCGCATTCTCCTGATCGCCGGCGATGTCGCCGCTGCGAGAGGTCCATTCAAATCGACGCGCGATGTTGTCGCCAGCGGCTTGCTCGAGGCGCACGCGATTGCATCCGTCAGTGTGGCCGGCCATCCCGAGGGCCACCCTTATCTCGAACTGCCGGAAGCGCTCAACGGTCTGAAGGCATGGCGCGACTGGGGGCAGCGGACGGGAACGCGGGTCGATGTGGTCACGCAATTCTGCTTCGAGAGCACGCCGATCCTGCAATGGATCGGCGCCCTCAATCGCGCCGGCATCGATCTGCCTGTCATCATCGGCCTGGCCGGTCCGGCAACGCCGGCGACACTGACAAAATTCGCGCTCCGTTGCGGCATCGGTAATTCCATGCGCGCGCTGCGGGCCCAGATCGGCCGGTTCGGCCGGCTTTTGACGGATACCGGGCCAGACGAGGTCGTCAGGGGATTGCGGTCGGCGCCTGCGGCGGCGACCGCGCCGATCACCGGATTTCACCTGTTTCCGTTTGGCGGCCTGCGCAAGGCCGGCGACTGGCTGCGCGATTTTGACTGTGACCCGCGCGTACAGCAGCGGGCCGCAATGTCAGGCGCTGGGCTTCAGAACCCGTAA
- a CDS encoding efflux RND transporter periplasmic adaptor subunit, whose translation MLENFSKQLQVVSLPQWAAAVALMALAGAAVYGFVPAGGPKRGHSEISSQSRRGLQRYTPSPAEWASLTIQPVTEHGFRAEHVTEGKIAIDEDRSTPVFSPYAGRVTKLLAKPGDSVVKGQPLFVIEAADNVQAQNDFIAAMTAMNKAKSALDLAELQGARAKDLFEGKAVPLKDYQQSQATLIQAQNDMRSSETAVQAARNKLRLLGLTDEDIATFQEKGRINPEITIFAPISGTVVQRKIGPGQYVNAGASDPVYVIGDLSTVWMTAFVRESDCANVAVGQEVTFNVLALPGRSLSARINYVATAIDPATRRLLVRATVDNKNGTLKPEMFANVTIYSAGDRPAVGLPKQALIYEGDQVRIWVAHPDKTIELRQIKPGLINGDLVEVVGNVKPGEQIVTKGALFIDRAASGS comes from the coding sequence ATGCTTGAAAATTTTTCCAAGCAATTACAGGTGGTTAGCCTACCGCAATGGGCGGCGGCGGTAGCCCTGATGGCGCTGGCCGGCGCGGCCGTTTACGGCTTCGTACCGGCCGGGGGTCCAAAACGCGGGCATTCGGAAATCTCGAGTCAGTCCCGCAGGGGCTTGCAGCGCTACACGCCGAGCCCCGCCGAATGGGCCAGCCTGACCATTCAGCCCGTCACCGAACACGGCTTCCGCGCCGAGCACGTCACCGAAGGCAAGATCGCGATCGACGAAGATCGCTCGACGCCGGTGTTCTCGCCCTATGCGGGCCGGGTCACCAAGCTATTGGCCAAGCCAGGCGATAGCGTCGTCAAGGGCCAGCCGTTGTTCGTGATCGAGGCCGCCGACAACGTTCAGGCACAAAACGATTTCATTGCGGCGATGACCGCCATGAACAAGGCGAAGTCCGCGCTCGATCTGGCGGAGTTGCAGGGAGCGCGCGCCAAGGATCTGTTCGAGGGCAAGGCCGTTCCGCTGAAGGATTATCAGCAGAGCCAGGCGACGCTGATCCAGGCGCAGAACGACATGCGCTCGTCGGAAACGGCGGTCCAGGCAGCGCGCAACAAATTGCGCCTGCTCGGCCTCACCGACGAGGACATCGCGACCTTCCAGGAGAAGGGCCGCATCAATCCCGAAATCACCATCTTCGCGCCGATCTCGGGCACCGTGGTCCAACGCAAGATCGGCCCGGGGCAATACGTAAACGCCGGCGCCAGCGACCCCGTCTATGTGATCGGCGATCTCTCCACCGTCTGGATGACGGCCTTCGTCCGCGAAAGCGACTGCGCCAACGTCGCGGTCGGGCAGGAGGTGACGTTCAACGTGCTGGCGCTGCCAGGCCGTTCGCTCTCGGCGCGGATCAATTACGTCGCGACCGCAATCGATCCGGCTACGCGGCGGCTGCTCGTCCGCGCCACCGTCGACAACAAGAACGGTACGCTGAAGCCGGAAATGTTTGCCAACGTCACGATCTATTCGGCGGGCGATCGTCCGGCGGTCGGGCTACCGAAGCAGGCGTTGATCTATGAAGGCGATCAGGTCCGGATCTGGGTCGCGCATCCGGACAAGACGATTGAACTGCGTCAGATCAAGCCCGGCCTCATCAACGGCGATCTCGTCGAAGTGGTCGGCAATGTAAAGCCCGGCGAGCAGATCGTCACTAAGGGCGCACTGTTCATCGACCGTGCCGCGTCCGGCAGCTGA
- a CDS encoding MgtC/SapB family protein, whose amino-acid sequence MDRFQVGIHFLTLAAAFALAIPIGWDREKRARSAGLRTFPLVALASCGFVQASEQWMVNSPDGMSKVIEGVITGIGFIGGGAILKQGATVQGTATAASLWATGAIGVSVGLGSYDVAVTIAVLTFLTLRLLTLVKEERDLQIGPDGKEEEKKD is encoded by the coding sequence TTGGACCGGTTTCAGGTAGGTATCCATTTTCTGACGCTGGCCGCAGCTTTCGCGCTCGCCATACCGATCGGTTGGGATCGTGAAAAGCGGGCGCGGAGCGCTGGACTGCGAACTTTCCCGCTGGTCGCGCTGGCAAGCTGCGGCTTCGTGCAGGCCAGCGAACAGTGGATGGTGAATTCTCCCGATGGCATGTCGAAAGTCATCGAAGGCGTGATCACCGGCATCGGCTTTATCGGCGGCGGCGCGATCCTCAAGCAGGGCGCCACGGTGCAGGGCACGGCGACGGCGGCAAGCCTGTGGGCCACCGGCGCGATCGGCGTTTCCGTCGGCCTCGGCAGCTACGACGTCGCGGTGACGATCGCCGTGCTTACGTTCCTGACGTTAAGGCTGCTCACGCTGGTGAAAGAAGAGCGCGATCTCCAGATCGGCCCGGATGGCAAGGAGGAAGAGAAGAAGGATTGA
- a CDS encoding slipin family protein: MPTFVTDILPFIVIAAVIIAVFLSAIHIMREYERAVVFTLGRFSGVKGPGLIILVPIVQQFVRVDLRTLVLDVPSQDVISRDNVSVKVNAVIYFRVVDADKSVIQVENFMAATSQLAQTTLRSVLGKHELDEMLAERDKLNRDIQEILDSQTDAWGIKVANVEIKHVDINESMIRAIARQAEAERYRRARIIGAEAEQQAAEKLVEAGEMLARRPESMQLRYLSTLQDIAGEKNSTIVFPVPVEFLQALAAPARIQRETANRRRGSEAAQA, encoded by the coding sequence ATGCCGACATTTGTAACAGATATCCTCCCGTTCATCGTGATCGCAGCCGTGATCATTGCGGTGTTCCTGTCGGCGATTCACATCATGCGGGAATATGAGCGTGCGGTCGTTTTCACATTGGGGCGCTTTTCCGGCGTGAAAGGTCCCGGGCTCATCATATTGGTACCGATTGTCCAGCAATTCGTTCGGGTAGATCTTCGTACGCTCGTGCTCGACGTTCCAAGCCAGGACGTGATTTCTCGAGACAATGTCTCCGTAAAGGTCAACGCGGTTATCTACTTCCGCGTCGTAGATGCCGACAAATCGGTTATCCAGGTGGAAAACTTCATGGCGGCCACCAGCCAGCTGGCGCAGACCACTCTTCGATCCGTGCTTGGCAAGCATGAGCTGGACGAGATGCTGGCAGAGAGGGACAAGCTCAATCGCGACATTCAGGAAATTCTCGACAGCCAGACCGATGCGTGGGGCATCAAGGTCGCGAATGTCGAAATCAAGCACGTCGATATCAACGAGAGCATGATTCGTGCCATTGCTCGTCAAGCCGAGGCCGAGCGGTACCGCCGCGCAAGAATCATAGGCGCTGAAGCGGAGCAGCAGGCCGCCGAGAAACTGGTAGAAGCAGGCGAGATGCTCGCAAGGAGGCCGGAGTCCATGCAACTGCGTTACCTGTCGACGCTGCAGGACATTGCGGGCGAGAAGAATTCAACGATCGTGTTCCCGGTGCCGGTGGAGTTTCTTCAAGCTCTGGCAGCGCCGGCGAGAATACAGCGCGAGACGGCAAATCGCCGGCGGGGATCAGAAGCGGCCCAGGCGTGA
- a CDS encoding efflux RND transporter permease subunit, whose translation MDRLVALAVSRRYLMVGMFIAVLVGGLIAFRQLNIEAYPDPTPPMVDIVTQSPGLSSEEIERYITIPIETQVAGIKNLRTIRTISLYGLSDVKLQFSFDYTYEEALQQVLNRLSQLAPLPGNVQPTISPLSPTGEIFRYRLKGPPNYSVLDLKTLQDWVLQRRFRAVPGVIDVTGWGGKTKTYELQVDFNKLVANGLTLPQVLQAVSNANINVGGNTVNIGAQSAVVRGVGLIRSIDDLNNTMLSQSGGNPVLVRDVAHVTIGEKPRLGIAGLDQDDDIVQGIVLMRRGEQSSPTIARVEKLVHDINHSSILPPGVRIERIYDRKDLIDITTHTVLHNMVVGIILIVLLQWVFLGDLRSALIVGATIPFALFFAVIILVLRGESANLLSVGAIDFGLIVDATVIMVEAIFRRLTQTTAMSEAERSHILFDTKMGMKSHAILSAAADVSRSIFFAAAIIIAAFLPLFTLSGVEGNIFGPMARTYAYALAGGLIATFTVTPALSAIILPSHLEETETWIVKQLDRLYVPVLKWAIANRKIVLAGAAVLVLMTIAFARLLGLEFLPKLEEGNLWIRATLPPTISLQEGNAYVNEMRKIIRARPEVESVVSQHGRPDDGTDAAGLFNAEFFAPLKPNSEWPGTRDKEELTAQLLGELQDKFPGVEFNFSQYLQDNVSEAVSGVKGENSIKLYGSDLQALTDTANKIKSVLGTVQGVTDLAVFTSLGQPTIQIDIDRARAARYGLSPGDINATIKVAIGGDSAGDLYEPGSDRHFPIIVRLAPEYRKSAEAIHNLRIGVAGQGGTITQIPLSEVASINLISGAAYIYREQQERYLPIKFSVRNRDLGSAIHEAQDKVAAEVQLPPGSRIEWVGEFGNLQDAIKRLSIVVPISLALIGVLLFFNFGSMVDTLLAMSVIPMAIFGGVLGLLISGIPFSVSAAIGFIALFGIAVMDGIIILSQYNQLIDEGCERMRAVIRTGELQLRPVLMTCVVAGVGLLPAAVSEGIGSQVQKPLAIVVVTGMMLAPIVILVTLPVLISVFSRRAR comes from the coding sequence ATGGATCGCCTGGTCGCCCTAGCCGTCAGCCGCCGCTATCTGATGGTCGGCATGTTCATCGCCGTGCTGGTCGGCGGCCTCATCGCGTTCAGGCAGCTCAACATCGAGGCCTATCCCGATCCGACCCCGCCGATGGTCGACATCGTGACGCAAAGCCCGGGATTGTCATCGGAGGAGATCGAGCGCTACATCACGATCCCGATCGAGACCCAGGTCGCCGGTATCAAGAACCTGCGCACCATCCGCACCATCTCGCTGTACGGATTGTCCGACGTCAAACTGCAGTTCTCCTTCGATTACACCTATGAAGAGGCGTTGCAGCAGGTCCTGAACCGGCTGTCGCAGCTCGCGCCGCTGCCGGGCAACGTGCAGCCGACCATCTCGCCGCTCAGCCCGACCGGCGAGATTTTTCGATATCGCCTGAAGGGCCCGCCGAACTACAGCGTGCTCGACCTCAAGACGCTGCAGGACTGGGTGCTGCAGCGCCGCTTTCGCGCCGTGCCCGGCGTCATCGACGTCACCGGCTGGGGCGGCAAGACCAAGACCTACGAGCTGCAGGTTGATTTCAACAAGCTCGTCGCCAACGGGCTGACGCTGCCGCAGGTGCTGCAGGCCGTTTCCAACGCCAACATCAATGTCGGCGGCAACACCGTCAATATCGGTGCGCAATCCGCCGTGGTACGCGGCGTCGGCCTGATCCGCTCGATCGATGATCTCAACAACACCATGCTGTCGCAGTCGGGCGGCAATCCGGTGCTGGTCCGCGACGTCGCCCACGTCACGATCGGCGAGAAGCCGCGGCTCGGCATCGCCGGCCTCGACCAGGACGACGATATCGTGCAGGGCATCGTCTTGATGCGGCGCGGCGAGCAGAGTTCGCCGACCATTGCCCGGGTCGAAAAGCTCGTCCATGACATCAATCATTCCTCGATCCTGCCGCCGGGTGTGAGAATCGAGCGGATCTACGACCGCAAGGATCTGATCGACATCACCACGCATACGGTGCTGCACAACATGGTGGTCGGGATCATCCTGATCGTGCTGCTGCAGTGGGTGTTCCTCGGCGACCTCCGCAGCGCGCTGATCGTCGGCGCAACAATTCCGTTCGCGCTGTTTTTCGCCGTCATCATCCTGGTGCTGCGCGGCGAATCCGCCAATCTGCTGTCGGTCGGCGCGATCGATTTTGGCCTGATCGTCGACGCCACCGTGATCATGGTGGAGGCGATCTTCCGGCGGCTGACGCAGACCACCGCAATGTCCGAAGCCGAGCGCAGCCACATCTTGTTCGATACCAAGATGGGGATGAAGAGCCACGCGATCTTGTCTGCGGCCGCCGACGTGTCGCGCTCGATCTTCTTTGCCGCGGCGATCATCATCGCCGCCTTCCTGCCGCTGTTTACGCTGAGCGGCGTCGAAGGCAATATCTTTGGGCCGATGGCGCGGACCTACGCCTATGCGTTGGCCGGCGGACTGATCGCGACTTTTACGGTGACGCCGGCGCTGAGCGCCATCATTCTGCCCTCGCATCTGGAAGAAACCGAAACCTGGATCGTGAAACAGCTCGATCGGCTGTATGTACCGGTATTGAAATGGGCAATCGCGAACCGAAAGATCGTGCTGGCCGGCGCTGCCGTGCTCGTCCTGATGACGATTGCGTTCGCGCGGTTGCTGGGGCTGGAATTCCTGCCCAAGCTGGAAGAGGGCAATCTCTGGATCCGCGCCACGTTGCCGCCGACCATCTCGCTGCAGGAGGGCAACGCCTACGTCAACGAGATGCGCAAGATCATCCGCGCGCGCCCCGAGGTGGAATCGGTGGTGTCGCAGCACGGCCGCCCCGACGACGGCACGGACGCCGCAGGCCTGTTCAATGCCGAATTCTTCGCGCCCTTGAAGCCCAACAGCGAATGGCCCGGCACCCGCGACAAGGAGGAACTGACCGCGCAACTGCTTGGAGAGTTACAGGACAAATTTCCGGGCGTCGAATTCAACTTCTCGCAATATCTGCAGGACAACGTCTCGGAGGCGGTTTCGGGCGTCAAGGGCGAGAACTCGATCAAGCTCTACGGCAGCGACCTGCAGGCGCTGACGGACACCGCCAACAAGATCAAATCCGTGCTCGGCACCGTGCAGGGCGTCACCGACCTCGCGGTGTTCACCTCGCTCGGCCAGCCCACCATCCAGATCGATATCGATCGCGCCCGCGCGGCGCGCTATGGACTGTCGCCCGGCGATATCAACGCGACCATCAAGGTCGCGATCGGCGGCGACAGCGCCGGCGACCTCTACGAGCCCGGCAGCGACCGGCATTTCCCGATCATCGTTCGTCTTGCCCCGGAATACCGCAAGAGCGCGGAGGCGATCCACAACTTGCGGATCGGCGTGGCCGGGCAGGGCGGCACGATCACGCAGATCCCGCTCAGCGAGGTCGCCTCGATCAACCTGATCTCGGGCGCCGCCTACATCTACCGCGAACAACAGGAACGCTATCTGCCGATCAAGTTCTCGGTTCGCAACCGCGACCTCGGCAGTGCGATCCATGAAGCCCAGGACAAGGTCGCCGCCGAGGTGCAATTGCCGCCGGGATCGCGGATCGAATGGGTCGGCGAATTCGGCAATCTGCAGGACGCCATCAAGCGGCTGTCGATCGTGGTGCCGATCAGTCTCGCGCTGATTGGCGTGCTGCTATTTTTCAATTTCGGTTCGATGGTCGACACGCTGCTTGCGATGAGCGTGATCCCGATGGCGATCTTCGGCGGCGTGCTCGGATTGTTGATCTCAGGAATTCCCTTCAGCGTGTCGGCGGCGATCGGCTTCATCGCGCTGTTCGGCATTGCCGTGATGGACGGCATCATCATCCTGTCGCAGTACAATCAGCTCATCGACGAAGGCTGTGAGCGGATGCGGGCGGTGATCCGCACCGGCGAGCTGCAACTGCGGCCGGTGCTGATGACTTGCGTGGTGGCCGGCGTTGGCCTGTTGCCGGCGGCGGTGTCGGAGGGGATCGGCTCGCAGGTGCAAAAGCCGCTGGCGATCGTGGTTGTCACCGGCATGATGCTGGCACCGATCGTGATCCTGGTGACGCTGCCGGTGCTGATCTCGGTGTTTTCGCGCCGCGCACGCTAA